The genome window TCCGTTTTCGGTAACATAAGTCCTGATAAACTGGCCGACACTTTCCACGTCCTGGGCAACACCCCAGAACTTCTTAAAATCGTCCCGCGGTATAGCCCGGCTGAACCCCGTTCCGACAGGATCGATGAAAACAAGATCGGTAAGGTCCAGCAGTGTGTTGGGGTTGTCTTTCACGCCATAGGGAGGATCGGGAATGTGGATACCGTCGCCCAGCGAAACTGTTCTGGGGCCAAGGGCGGCAATGTGAAGCCAGATAGAGGATGATCCGGGACCGCCGTTATAACAAAACGTGAGCGGCCTGCGCGCCGGGTTGGAAGTCCCCTCTTTCACGTAGGCAACATAGAAAAAACTGGCTTTCTGCTCACCCTTCTTGTCGTAAAAAGGCAGGAAACCCGCCGTGGCGGTATAGGCAATCTTTTTCCCGTTGACCGTCACCTGATGTTTCGTGACCGACGGTTTTTCCGGGATGGACACATACCGCGCTTTTTGCTGTTCCGCTGACAGATGCGACGACTTTTTGCCTGCCGGTGACGGATGTTTTGCGACTGTTGTGGTAACCGAAGCCATACAGAATATGAAAACAAAGGCCAGAACCGGAAAAACTCTCATTGATTTACGTTTTTTCATCCTATCCTCCTAATCCCCCTCCCCTATTCCTCAAACACCAGAAGATTCTTGACACCGAGTTCTTCCCTGCATTCAGGGCAGATATCGTTAATATCTTCAACACCCATATCCTGAAGGAAGATATCGGCGATCTCCGTTGAAGGATTAACATCGTATTTACTTTGATCAAATTCCCGGGAACATCTCCTGCAGGTTTTCAATTAAGTATCCTGTCCCCCGAATTCCTGTCCCCCGAATTCACCTCTCACTGTCCGGGGCGATGGAAGGGGCGTAGATATACTGATAGCCCTGTTTTTCAAGGAGTTCGATGGCGAATTTTTCTATTGTGCTTTCGGTTATTTTATTCATGTTCATTTCCATCGTTTTTGTTTTTGCCTAAAAGCATTTTTACTTCGCGGTCAAAATCGGAAATGTAATTTTTATCCTGATCTTTCTTGAAAATTTCATATTCCTTATGCGCCAAGGCCAAAGCAATTTCATGGCTGATTGAACCGGCATTGGTCAGGATTTCATATTCGCTGAATTTTAAAAAGGCATTCAGCTTTTCAATCCAGTCTTTCATATACATTGGAATATTACGAACAGCCTGTAATTCCGCAAAATCCAGATACATCGTGACGATGCGGTTTAGATGATTGATCTCCGGTTTGCTTAAATAATTTTTGGCAATGGAAACATCACCTGGCATGATTTTACCTTTGGATCCTTTTCTCCATGATGTTAATCCCATATTGGGCTTTGCGCTATCTGCCCGTTTGGCTACTATTTCGGCGGCAGTTTGCCCGGTAATGGCAAAGTGAAGTTTATTTTGAACTGTGGCAAAAAACATTTTTGTATCTTCGGCCTTAAAAGAGTAATCAATCGAAGTAGCATAAATATCTGTAATTTTTTGGTACGCCATTCTTTCGCTTGCGCGGATATCCCTGATTTCTTCAAGTAAATCATCAAAAAACCGGGTGCTGAAGCGGGAACCGTATTTAAAACGGTCGCTGTCAATGGCAAACCCTTTGTGTATATATTTCTGGAGAATTGTAATCGCCCATTGCCGAAATTGTGTACCACGTTCCGAATTGACTCGATACCCCACGGCTATAATAGCCTCCAGAGAATAGCAGGTCACACTGCGGGAAACCTCCCTTTTTCCTTCGATTTGAACTACCGAGAAATCCTCGGCAGTTGAAGATTCATCGAGTTCTTTTTCTTTATAGATATTCTTCAGATGCAAAGAAATGTTGTCCGCACTGCACCCAAACAGTTCCGCCATTCGTTTTTGAGGCAGCCAGATGTTTTCATTGGCATACAGCACTTCTATATTAACACCCCCCTCAGGGGTCTGATATACAGCAATCTGATTGTCCGGGATTTTCTTCTTTTTTTTCATTGTATAACCCTCTCTTCCGTCTCTCTCAGAGGGAGAGGCGCTTGATTAACATCCGAGGCGATGGAAAGGGCGTAGATGTACTGGTAGCCCTGCTTTTCAAGGAGTTCAATGGCGAATTTTTCTATTTCGGATTCGGTGATTTTAGACATAATATTTATCATCCTGCCATTTCATGGGATTGGTTTGTATATATTCCGATATTTGATAACAGGATTCTTCATCACGGATAATATGTTCGTAATAATTGCGTTGCCATAATTTTTTGTTAAACCGTGACCAACCATTATTTTTTACGCCACGAATATATTCATTGGTGGTCATCGTTTTAAACCATTGAATCATCACATGTAGGGGCGAACCTACGGGTACGGTTTTATTGATGATTTGAATAATGCCGTGGGAATGATCTGGCATAATGATTTGTTCGTGCAATTCAATATTCCTGTATTTATATTTCAATTCGTTCCACCATTTATCAATCATTTCCCTATTTTCAATTTTCCAGAACAAACACGATCGGTTTTGCGTGCAAATGGTGATGGAATATAATCCTGCCTGTGAATAATCATACCCCTTTAATCGAATGGAACGGCGGTGATGGATATCAGTGTTGTAATTCCTATTTCCCCTTAACTGTCCCCCCTATCGCAAAGACAAACCTCTAATACCATCCAGCAAAACTCTCATGGCCACGCAATCATCCTCGTTATAGTCAAGGATCCGCTGGCGAATTTCGGTGTCGCCACCCTCAACCCAGCGATGATACCACTCGATCGACGCGGCCCCTGATGGATTCACATCCCGCCACTTGAAACCAAGGCATGATGCAAGAGTTTTAAGAGAATAATCACGAGTCGGCCATTCCGTTTTCGGCCTTACAACATGATGGTACAGATCCACGGCAGTTGCAGGTTCAAACATCTCTTCTATTTCCTCTTCCGTTGCAACATGAGGATACCTCTTCTGCAGTTTACGCCAGATAGTGCGTTCATAAGCGGCGTAGTAATAAACCGCACATGGCCGGCAGTCTTTTACATAAGCCCACGCCTCACCAAACGCACTTTCTTCTTCCTCCGATGTTGGTTCTTCTGCGAGAAAAGCGATATATCGTTCCGTGCCATTGTCCCCGCCATGACGTTCGACAAAACCATGAAGATAGCAAATATCCCTCATCGGGTCGGTTTCAACATCGAAAAAGAGTTCAAAATCCGAATCTGGCGGATTAAATACTTCCTTCAAATACGGCCTTGCCCCGGGTTGTTTCTGAAGTCTGGCACGTTCCTGAAACTTTATCAGCATATCAGCTCCAATACGGGGAATAATCGTTTTTTTACCATTTATTAATGTTTCCAGGTTGGCTTGTGCTAAATCCCTGACAGAATCAACATATGTTAATATGTTATCCTGCCTGACTCTTCCTAATTCAGGAATGAGAGTTAAATCATCGAGTTCTTCCAATCTGTTAGTACATGCCGTGTACCAGTGACAGAGTTTGCATCTGCTGCCGAACGCCGGAAGAGAATCTCCAGTCTGGACCACCAATTGACGTGCAGTTTCTAAAATAGATTGATACTCATCCCACAGGGTGGCCGGTTTCCGTGAACTTCGCGGAGCATCAAGAATGTACTCAACCTCTTTTCCGTGCACATCCCAGACAAAGGGAATCCGCCCGCCTGAAAATCCTGATCGTTCAAGAATATCCGTATATAGAGCAAGCTGGACCGCGTAGTGCTTCTTCGGCTTTCCGTCAATGTCTTCACTGCCCCCTTCCTCACCTTCACCACTCTTGATATCACCAGCGATGTAACCATTGCCACATCGTCGCAGAATATCCGGCTCACCAACGAGACCGTCGGCACTTATGCGGCCACTGTAAATGAGGTTATCACCACATTCCATTGCCTCCATAGTGAATCGTTCTTTCTCATCACCATAGTAAGTGTGAAGATTGGTGAAAGGCAGCTTAAGCCCCTCTATCACCTCCTGCTCGAAAGCGTTTCCCCTTTCCCATAAAAGCTGCACGAATGGATTTATGGGGTCTCTCAGGGCAGGATCGCCGAACAGATCCATGCTAACGCGATGGGGGCACTGAACGAGATTGTATAGAATTGAGGCAGTAATTGGTTTGCTCACGTGCATATGCCTCCAAGTATATATACAAAAGTAGCTTTAAAGATAGCCTTTCCACCGCTGTCATTCCCAACTTGATTGGGAATCCACACCCCCCGTTCAAACATCTCTTAGAGATTTTTAATAAGTATGATGTCCCCTGATTTTTCCCCTGATTTCACAAGCAATTACTTTCTTTATGCGGCGGCATAGATTACCTCCCCTTCTTTTGCGTAATCAACCATGACGGATTCTCTATTATTCCATTCATCGGGAGTCATGGCAATGACCTCGATGGGTTCAAAAATCTCATAGACGACATCTGAAAGAATATCGATTCGCTGCCAGTAATCGTTACCCGCAAAATCATCAGATATAACGATAAGGTCAATATCACTGCCCTCCCTGAATTCCCCTGTGGCATAAGAGCCAAAGAGTATTAATCGACTGACCTTGATATTTCTGGCTTCTATCGCTTTTCTAAAACGAGAAATTATTTCTAAAACTGCGCTTTTATCCATGCCAAAACCTCCTTGCTCCTTGCTACCATGTCCCGAACAATAGTTTGTGTGTAATCTTTCCCCAATTTCTCAATATTCTCGGGGTATCTTGTCGCAACACTGGCTTCATTGAGCTTCACGACAAAACGTCCGACAGACTCCGGTGGTTTGATACCTGCTTTATTCAGCAGATAAATAAGATTGTGAGTCTTCGGCGGTATAACGCATGAAAAAGCCCCTTGAGAGCTTTTTCTATCGACAGGTGACACATAAAAACAGCATAGAAAT of Syntrophales bacterium contains these proteins:
- a CDS encoding virulence RhuM family protein codes for the protein MKKKKKIPDNQIAVYQTPEGGVNIEVLYANENIWLPQKRMAELFGCSADNISLHLKNIYKEKELDESSTAEDFSVVQIEGKREVSRSVTCYSLEAIIAVGYRVNSERGTQFRQWAITILQKYIHKGFAIDSDRFKYGSRFSTRFFDDLLEEIRDIRASERMAYQKITDIYATSIDYSFKAEDTKMFFATVQNKLHFAITGQTAAEIVAKRADSAKPNMGLTSWRKGSKGKIMPGDVSIAKNYLSKPEINHLNRIVTMYLDFAELQAVRNIPMYMKDWIEKLNAFLKFSEYEILTNAGSISHEIALALAHKEYEIFKKDQDKNYISDFDREVKMLLGKNKNDGNEHE
- a CDS encoding transposase, coding for MCTQNRSCLFWKIENREMIDKWWNELKYKYRNIELHEQIIMPDHSHGIIQIINKTVPVGSPLHVMIQWFKTMTTNEYIRGVKNNGWSRFNKKLWQRNYYEHIIRDEESCYQISEYIQTNPMKWQDDKYYV
- a CDS encoding TM0106 family RecB-like putative nuclease gives rise to the protein MSKPITASILYNLVQCPHRVSMDLFGDPALRDPINPFVQLLWERGNAFEQEVIEGLKLPFTNLHTYYGDEKERFTMEAMECGDNLIYSGRISADGLVGEPDILRRCGNGYIAGDIKSGEGEEGGSEDIDGKPKKHYAVQLALYTDILERSGFSGGRIPFVWDVHGKEVEYILDAPRSSRKPATLWDEYQSILETARQLVVQTGDSLPAFGSRCKLCHWYTACTNRLEELDDLTLIPELGRVRQDNILTYVDSVRDLAQANLETLINGKKTIIPRIGADMLIKFQERARLQKQPGARPYLKEVFNPPDSDFELFFDVETDPMRDICYLHGFVERHGGDNGTERYIAFLAEEPTSEEEESAFGEAWAYVKDCRPCAVYYYAAYERTIWRKLQKRYPHVATEEEIEEMFEPATAVDLYHHVVRPKTEWPTRDYSLKTLASCLGFKWRDVNPSGAASIEWYHRWVEGGDTEIRQRILDYNEDDCVAMRVLLDGIRGLSLR
- a CDS encoding nucleotidyltransferase domain-containing protein; its protein translation is MDKSAVLEIISRFRKAIEARNIKVSRLILFGSYATGEFREGSDIDLIVISDDFAGNDYWQRIDILSDVVYEIFEPIEVIAMTPDEWNNRESVMVDYAKEGEVIYAAA
- a CDS encoding HEPN domain-containing protein, which produces MAEDPQEWLRQADYDMDTAEYMLSGGRYFYAVFMCHLSIEKALKGLFHALYRRRLTILFIC